One part of the Candidatus Latescibacterota bacterium genome encodes these proteins:
- a CDS encoding TIGR03936 family radical SAM-associated protein, whose amino-acid sequence MNEKTDRSSAGIYYDGILPGIEKPSRYIDRELNLSCEKFREGGFNTLLVFPDVYEIGMTHQGLRFLYHKLAEKDFSAEYAFSPWPDMEKLIRASGGTVRSWQTGTQVSRFDLIGITIPYELHYTNILAFLDMAGLSLEAGKRRDDDPLVVAGGPCTTNPLPILPAFDAIFLGDGEESFPEAVDTLSRLKEAHATRREMKEALASIDGVYVEGISERSESRVYILSDGDLPREPIVPSASIVHERLSVEILRGCTRGCRFCHAGMAYRPRRERSVKEIVEAVKGGLDSSGWEEVSLLSLSSSDYSRFSELIEALQPELLARRVSLALPSLRPETVCEKVVSASSAVRKSGFTLAPEAGTQRLRDVINKGMTEDEILQGCSNILSAGWHTLKLYFMMGLPTETREDLEGIADLVEKITRLPGRRRRLNLNVSVSPFVPRVNTPFQWEDQCTIPEMDEKQRFLRSLVRNRDVKMTIRDPQTSALEGIFARGTTELWPVLVSAFQRGCRFDGWRDWLDFAMWESILGEYGFAIDGLLSGRPVEAPLPWERFGLRVTKEFLLLERERAFKAIVTEDCRTGACHDCGACRSSEDKNAGKAEPGIEAYVESDTDIDMEVVADSELGQDEPGPRYRIIFEKIGRARFLSHRELINIFQRALRRSGLPVRFTGGFHPISKMSLGPSLPVGSEGTEEFFDVEMTREADVSPELFNKSLPGGVRVTDCGGPFMRKVGRLPEDAIFTYSLDTTPLMKGLFLSSDSTEAGGMEPAEPATRTEIDDKRCVDEVQWTNLGKELGESRGHQEEYKGLPEDPAAWLAGRFSMIFASGDPVTDRRGRERICDGCSVTREDDSCNLELSVPFGGRPGPLDLLRFVLPGKLSELVIIRRTGILFRKDDNYIHPMDLIDRAFQQRET is encoded by the coding sequence GTGAATGAAAAAACAGACCGGAGCTCCGCCGGCATCTATTACGATGGCATCCTTCCCGGTATCGAGAAACCGTCGAGGTATATCGACCGGGAACTCAATCTCTCATGCGAAAAGTTCCGAGAAGGAGGTTTTAATACCCTTCTGGTCTTTCCGGATGTGTACGAGATAGGCATGACCCATCAGGGGTTGAGATTCCTCTATCATAAACTGGCAGAGAAGGATTTTTCAGCCGAGTACGCTTTTTCCCCATGGCCCGATATGGAGAAACTTATCAGGGCCTCCGGGGGGACAGTCCGATCGTGGCAGACCGGTACCCAGGTGTCGCGGTTCGATCTGATCGGTATTACAATCCCGTACGAACTTCATTACACGAATATCCTCGCGTTTCTCGATATGGCGGGACTCTCACTCGAGGCCGGAAAGAGGAGAGATGATGACCCCCTGGTAGTAGCAGGAGGTCCATGTACGACCAATCCTCTCCCGATCCTCCCGGCGTTCGACGCGATATTTCTCGGTGACGGTGAAGAGTCGTTCCCCGAGGCTGTAGATACGCTGTCGAGGCTGAAGGAAGCACATGCCACCCGGCGTGAGATGAAAGAAGCTCTTGCCTCTATAGATGGAGTCTATGTGGAGGGGATAAGCGAGAGGTCCGAATCGAGAGTCTACATTCTGAGTGACGGCGACCTGCCGCGAGAGCCGATTGTACCATCCGCTTCGATCGTCCATGAAAGGCTTTCGGTGGAGATATTGAGAGGTTGCACCAGGGGATGCAGGTTCTGCCATGCCGGTATGGCTTACAGGCCACGGAGAGAGAGAAGTGTGAAGGAGATCGTGGAGGCTGTAAAGGGGGGACTCGATTCTTCTGGATGGGAGGAAGTGTCTCTTCTTTCGCTCTCCTCTTCTGATTATTCCAGGTTCAGCGAGTTGATCGAGGCCCTGCAGCCGGAACTGCTCGCTCGAAGAGTCTCGCTGGCTTTGCCAAGTCTAAGGCCGGAGACGGTCTGCGAGAAAGTCGTGTCGGCCTCTTCAGCGGTGAGGAAGTCAGGATTCACCCTGGCTCCTGAGGCGGGGACACAACGGCTTCGAGATGTCATCAACAAGGGGATGACCGAAGATGAGATCTTGCAGGGTTGTTCGAATATCCTCTCCGCGGGTTGGCATACACTCAAGCTCTATTTTATGATGGGCCTTCCGACGGAGACCCGGGAAGACCTCGAGGGGATCGCAGATCTTGTCGAAAAAATAACGCGCCTGCCCGGGAGGCGGCGGAGACTGAATCTGAATGTCTCGGTATCACCTTTCGTACCGAGAGTAAATACGCCTTTTCAATGGGAGGACCAGTGCACGATCCCGGAGATGGATGAGAAGCAGCGGTTTCTGCGAAGCCTTGTGAGGAACAGGGATGTCAAGATGACCATAAGGGATCCGCAGACAAGCGCCCTGGAAGGCATCTTCGCCCGCGGCACAACGGAGTTATGGCCCGTGCTGGTCTCGGCTTTCCAGAGGGGGTGTCGTTTCGACGGCTGGCGCGACTGGCTCGATTTTGCTATGTGGGAATCCATACTTGGTGAATACGGATTTGCTATCGACGGGTTGCTTTCCGGAAGACCGGTTGAAGCGCCCCTTCCGTGGGAGAGGTTCGGACTCCGGGTGACGAAAGAATTTCTCCTCCTTGAGAGGGAACGGGCCTTCAAGGCTATAGTGACAGAGGATTGTAGGACTGGTGCCTGCCATGACTGTGGAGCCTGCAGGAGCAGTGAAGATAAAAACGCCGGGAAGGCGGAGCCTGGTATAGAGGCATATGTAGAGAGCGATACAGATATCGATATGGAGGTAGTCGCAGACAGCGAGCTGGGTCAGGATGAACCAGGGCCCAGGTATAGAATTATCTTCGAGAAGATCGGAAGGGCCAGGTTCCTTTCGCACAGGGAATTGATAAACATCTTTCAGAGGGCCCTCAGAAGAAGCGGTCTGCCCGTAAGGTTCACGGGAGGATTTCATCCGATTTCGAAGATGTCTTTAGGGCCGTCCCTGCCGGTCGGCAGCGAGGGGACAGAAGAGTTTTTCGACGTTGAGATGACGCGTGAGGCGGATGTCAGCCCCGAACTGTTCAACAAGTCTCTTCCAGGGGGAGTCCGGGTGACGGACTGCGGAGGACCGTTTATGAGGAAGGTGGGTCGCCTCCCCGAAGACGCGATATTCACTTATAGCCTTGATACCACTCCTCTGATGAAAGGCCTCTTTCTGTCATCCGACAGTACAGAGGCTGGCGGCATGGAGCCTGCTGAACCGGCCACTAGAACAGAAATAGATGACAAAAGGTGTGTTGACGAAGTACAATGGACGAATCTCGGGAAGGAACTGGGGGAATCACGTGGCCACCAGGAGGAATACAAAGGCCTGCCGGAAGATCCGGCTGCCTGGTTAGCTGGAAGGTTCTCAATGATTTTTGCGTCCGGTGATCCGGTTACCGACAGAAGAGGTAGAGAACGAATTTGTGATGGTTGTTCTGTTACTCGAGAGGATGACAGCTGCAACCTGGAGCTGAGTGTGCCTTTCGGAGGCAGACCTGGCCCCCTGGATCTTCTTCGCTTTGTTCTGCCCGGAAAATTGTCTGAGCTTGTAATAATCAGGCGTACGGGCATATTGTTCAGGAAAGATG
- a CDS encoding TldD/PmbA family protein, whose amino-acid sequence MTGLPSESSIQEALERVISGGGEFAELFFENRLIHSIGCEDGKIERISSGFDSGFGLRIIAGDRTAYSYSNRITADEMFRLGDAVLGDIEKGEGRISPFSEIKRGSVSGIGRTVEDVDLEEKVDLVQEADRAARAVSDEISQVRVNFGDLIQSVRIFNSEGDAVADDRRQIVFNIRAIATRDTEIQSAYRSVGGRKGFEFLSEDLIREISGAAGESAIKILHADHAPAGNMTVVLASRAGGTMVHEAIGHGLEGDAAEKGLSIYSGKVGEKVASELITVVDDATMDGQRGSYVYDDEGVSAQRTVPVENGILKSYLLDRRIARKMGLSSTGNGRRQNYRFRPIVRMSNTLIAPGEHDPGEIISSVDRGLYVVRMGGGQVDTSSGDFVFKVNEAYLIENGKVTSPVRGATLIGNGPAVLKDIDMVGNDLGFDIGTCGKDGQHVPVSDAQPTIRIPGITVGGEV is encoded by the coding sequence ATGACAGGACTTCCCTCTGAAAGCAGTATTCAGGAGGCTCTCGAACGTGTGATCTCCGGTGGAGGAGAATTTGCCGAACTCTTCTTCGAAAATCGACTGATCCATTCGATAGGTTGTGAGGATGGCAAGATAGAGAGGATCTCCAGCGGATTCGACTCGGGGTTCGGTCTCAGGATCATTGCGGGGGACAGGACCGCGTATAGTTATTCGAACAGGATAACGGCGGACGAGATGTTCAGGCTCGGAGATGCTGTTCTCGGCGATATCGAGAAGGGGGAGGGCCGGATATCACCTTTCTCGGAAATAAAAAGGGGCAGCGTCAGCGGCATAGGCAGAACTGTCGAGGATGTCGATCTGGAAGAGAAGGTCGATCTGGTCCAGGAAGCGGACAGGGCAGCGCGGGCAGTGAGTGATGAGATCAGCCAGGTTCGGGTCAATTTCGGCGACCTGATCCAGTCGGTGAGGATCTTCAACAGCGAAGGAGACGCCGTCGCTGATGACAGGCGGCAGATAGTATTCAACATAAGGGCCATCGCCACAAGGGATACGGAGATACAATCCGCGTACAGGTCTGTCGGCGGCAGGAAGGGTTTCGAGTTCCTTTCAGAAGACCTGATAAGAGAGATCTCAGGAGCCGCCGGCGAGAGCGCGATCAAGATCCTGCATGCTGACCATGCTCCGGCCGGCAATATGACCGTCGTTCTGGCCAGCAGGGCTGGAGGGACAATGGTCCACGAGGCTATCGGCCACGGGCTGGAAGGGGACGCGGCCGAAAAAGGACTTTCGATTTACAGTGGAAAAGTGGGCGAGAAGGTCGCTTCGGAATTGATAACTGTAGTCGACGACGCGACAATGGACGGGCAGAGAGGGTCGTATGTCTACGATGACGAAGGTGTCTCGGCACAGAGGACTGTTCCGGTGGAAAACGGCATTCTGAAGAGCTACCTCCTCGACCGGAGAATAGCGCGAAAGATGGGGTTGTCGTCAACAGGCAACGGACGCAGACAGAATTACAGGTTCAGGCCAATAGTGAGGATGAGCAATACGCTGATCGCTCCGGGGGAACACGATCCCGGGGAGATCATATCAAGTGTCGACAGGGGATTGTATGTAGTGAGGATGGGAGGTGGGCAGGTGGACACGTCCAGTGGTGATTTCGTCTTCAAGGTAAATGAAGCCTACCTGATAGAAAATGGAAAAGTTACCAGCCCCGTGAGAGGAGCGACCCTTATAGGGAACGGTCCCGCGGTGCTCAAGGATATCGATATGGTTGGAAATGATCTTGGATTTGATATCGGTACATGCGGCAAGGACGGACAGCACGTGCCCGTTTCTGACGCACAGCCGACAATAAGGATACCGGGTATAACGGTTGGCGGAGAAGTCTGA